A single region of the Enterococcus mundtii genome encodes:
- a CDS encoding 3'-5' exoribonuclease YhaM family protein: protein MKKIRELVVDEQFEQFVLIKNADVRIAKNGKKFIAFTFQDTSGTIDGKYWDASEDEIKKFTPGTVVFLNGKREVYQGNPQVKILHMRLTKVDEPSDPSLYMERAPLRKEEMEEEINQLLFEITNAHWNRIVRYLLNKYQKQFFEYPAAKRNHHAFASGLAYHTVSMLHLGKAIADEYPELNRPLLYAGIILHDLGKVIELSGSMATEYTLAGNLVGHLVLIDEEITKACLALKISEEEEDVLILRHMVLSHHGLLEYGSPVRPRIMEAEVLHQIDTIDASMQMMTTAIRQTEPGKYTDRIFGLDNRSFYVPKQK, encoded by the coding sequence GTGAAAAAAATACGTGAATTAGTCGTTGATGAACAATTCGAACAATTCGTTTTGATCAAAAATGCAGATGTAAGAATCGCTAAGAACGGTAAGAAATTTATCGCTTTTACATTTCAAGATACATCAGGAACAATTGATGGCAAATATTGGGATGCATCAGAGGACGAGATCAAAAAATTTACACCGGGAACAGTTGTCTTTTTAAATGGTAAACGCGAGGTCTATCAAGGAAACCCTCAAGTTAAAATCTTGCATATGCGTTTAACAAAAGTTGATGAACCGAGTGATCCCAGTTTGTACATGGAAAGAGCACCATTGAGAAAAGAAGAAATGGAAGAAGAAATCAACCAATTGCTATTTGAGATCACCAATGCACATTGGAATCGAATCGTACGTTATTTACTCAATAAATACCAAAAACAATTTTTTGAATATCCAGCAGCAAAACGAAATCATCACGCATTTGCTAGTGGATTGGCTTATCACACAGTATCGATGTTACACTTAGGTAAAGCGATTGCTGATGAATACCCTGAATTGAATCGCCCACTACTTTATGCGGGGATTATCTTACATGATTTAGGAAAAGTGATCGAGTTGTCCGGCTCAATGGCAACAGAATACACATTAGCGGGTAATTTAGTAGGGCATTTAGTTTTAATTGATGAAGAAATAACAAAAGCTTGTTTAGCGTTGAAAATCAGTGAGGAAGAAGAAGATGTGCTGATCTTACGTCATATGGTTCTATCACATCATGGATTATTAGAATATGGTTCGCCTGTTCGACCTCGAATCATGGAAGCTGAAGTCTTACACCAAATCGACACGATCGATGCTTCAATGCAAATGATGACTACTGCGATTCGTCAAACAGAGCCAGGGAAATATACAGATCGAATATTTGGGTTAGATAATCGTAGTTTTTATGTACCTAAACAGAAATGA